The sequence GACTTAATCGTAGAAGTTCGAGTCAAACCGCATAACTGAGCGTGAGCCACTGCGAGAGTGAACAATGTTCGGATGCTGTTCACTCTCTTGCTCCGAGCCTGGCGATATTGTGATTGTTGGACTTTTCTGTTTTAATTGGGATAACGCATATTACGCGCCACGAGAAGATGTGGCACGCAATATGCACCGTATACACTTGGCTCGGAGTCATGCTAGGAAGCACGACGGCTACGCTTATACGTTATGCGAAATGACTCGGCTATATTTCATTTGTTCAATCAAAACAGATTGAAAGGCAAGGAATTTTGAGGCTGGTTTAAAATTAAATGATGAACGGGCGAACGAGAGCAGATTTAGAATTGTTTTAAGTATCACTGGTCAGCAAATGTGGTTTGACTTTTTCGTTTTAAATTAAGTCTGATTTGTATTCTAAAATACAAGGAGATTCATTCAATAGTTAAGAAGTTAAGCTGAATTAGTTTTTGCTTTTCGTATTGAAACAAAAAATAGATAAACCCTGAGACTTGGTTCTTCTAAAAAAGGTTTTGACTTCTTTGTGATTAGGTTTAAAAAATCGAAGTAGGAAAACAGTTTATTGTTTCATAAAATAAAAAAATCACTTTGCCAGACTTCTTTTCGGGGTAAATAAGGGTTATCCCGTTCTAAGTAATTATTTTATCGTGTTCATAATTTGGCTTTCTTGTTTCTCTGTTTTACAAAACTTTTGTTGGAAAATATTTTAAGAATCGTAATTGCATAAATTATTTTTAGTTGATATTATTTGTCCTATTTGCATTCATAGGAATCGCACGGGATAAAAGGGTGTGTTGCATTCGAATTTTGAAGAATTAAGTCTACTATTTGTCTGACTTTAATCGTATAATTCGAGTCATCCCGCATAACTTAGCATTGCCACTGCGAGAGAGTGAACTAGGTTCGGATGCTGTTCACTCTCTTGCTCCGAGCCTGGCGATATTGTTGTTGTCGGACTTTTTTGTTTTAAGAAGGATAACGCATATTACGCGCCACTTACTGATGTGTCACGCAATATGCACAGTATACTTTTGGCTCGGAGTCATGCTAGGAAGCACGACGGCAACGCTGATACGTTATGCGAAATGACTCGGCTATATTTCATTTGTTCAATCAAAACAGATTGAAAGGTAAGGGATTATGAGGCTGGTTTAAAATTAAATGATGAACGGGTGGACGAGAGTGGATTTAGAATTGTTTTAAGTATCACTGGTCAGCTAATGTGGTTTGACTTTTTCGTTTTAAATTAAGGCTGATTTGTATTCTAAAATACAAGGAGATTCATTCAATAGTTAAGAAGTTAAGCTGAATTAGTTTTTGCTTTTCGTATTGAAACAAAAATAGATAAACCCTGAGACTTGGTTCTTCTAAAAAAGGTTTTGACTTCTTTGTGATTAGGTTTAAAAATCGAAGTAGGAAAACAGTTTATTGTTTCTTAAAATAAAAAAATCACTTTGCCAGACTTCTTTTCGGGGTAAATAAGGGTTATCCCGTTCTAAGTAATTAATTTATCGTGTTCATAATTTGGCTTTCTTGTTTCTTTGTTTTACAAAACTTTTGTTGGAAAATATTTTAAGAATCGTAATTGCATAAATTATTTTTAGTTGATATTATTTGTCCTATTTGCATTCATAGGAATCGCACGGGATAAAAGGGTGTGTTGCATTCGAATTTTTGAAGAATTAAGTCTACTATTTGTCTGACTTTAATCGTATAATTCGAGTCATCCCGCATAACTTAGCATTGCCACTGCGAGAGTGAACTAGGTTCGGATGCTGTTCACTCTCTTGCTCCGAGCCTGGCGATATTGTTGTTGTCGGACTTTTTTGTTTTAAGAAGGATAACGCATATTACGCGCCACTTACTGATGTGTCACGCAATATGCACAGTATACTTTTGGCTCGGAGTCATGCTAGGAAGCACGACGGCAACGCTGATACGTTAGACGGCATTTGCAGCAAATTTCAAGGTTTGCACAATGCCAAAGAAAATAAAATAAGAGAGGAAATTATGAAATTGAAATGGATTCCAGTAATATTATTTGTATGTATCTCATGTAGTTCAGTCACTCAATATTCGTTTAACAATTTGAAAGCAGTAAAACCAGATCCCAGTCAGGAGCTTCAAATACTTGTCGGAAATGGTTCTGAAATTGGTAATGGAATAAACAATTTTTTTTATAAGAATGGAAAGGAAAATCCAATTACCCGTGGTGATCTTGATTCAAGAGGAATGGCAGTAGCTTTAAAAAATGAAACAATTATTTCCAATTCATCACCATTGCTAACCTACCTTTCATATTTCACACTTTGTTTATTACCTTGTGAGTATACGACAGTTTATGATCTAGATGTTGATTACATAAACTATACTACTAAAAGAGAGCCGAAACCAGGAAGTTTTGAATCAATAATCAAAATTAAAAATGAAAAAGTTTTCCTCTCAGAGAAAATAAGATATTCGGTTTATTATCGAGGATTTTTTACAGAAGGATTGGACGAATCAAATAAAAAAGGAATAATACGCGGCTCAGGTATTAGCTATTCAAAAGATAGCAGTCCACTTTTACTTCATTTAGAGAATAACTATAAGACTGTAGTTGATAAAATAAATGAAGAGCGTAAAGAAGTTTTTGAGAAAGAGAAAGTAAATTTTGCAGCCATTGATAAAAAAAACTGTAAAGCATTGTATGAATTGCCTGTAAGCGAGGATAATGAAGAACTTAAATCTATTAAAAATAAAACATCGGTAGAATGCGTTGATGCCAAACTTATAAAAATATTATCTCAAAAATATCCTTTTGCGAAATCGCACTTGAGAAAAAAAGTTTTCTTTATTGCAAAAAAATTTAGAAATATCTTTCTATGATCTTTGGAATACGGTTATACTCGGAAAGAATTCAAAAACAGGATTTAAAATTAGCCAAGAGGATTTTAATCTAACACAACAAGGAAAAGACAAGTTGCGGCTAAAGGTAAAAACTCTAGATGGATCAACCATTGTATTTATATTTCAACCGAATGATAAAAATATAATTGTTACGAATATCGAAACAAAAGAACAGGTTGGTAATTGGGAGGAGACATTAGAACCAGTTCTAAAAAAATTTGCTGAATGGCCTGCTCCAGAAAATTGGGATTGGGAATATTTGAATTTAAAATAAATACGCTTTAAGGCGGGACTATGAATAATTTTATAAGGAGAATAATATGAGTACAGATGATATAGGAAAAAAAATAACTCTTTTTCTGAGAGAAGGATTTTCAAGAGGAATTAAAGGCGTAAACATTGACCAATGGAGCGGAAAATGCGTGGCTGCCCCTAGAGAGAAAATAGGAGCAGTAATAGCAGATTATCTAGAATTAAAGAATGCATGCTTATATTTTTTATTACATTTTTCAGATGAAGAGTTGGAAGTGTACATAGGAGAAGCTGATGGATTTAATGAACGAATTGTTGTTCATAATAATTCTGAGAATAAAGATTGGTATGATACCTTCGTTGTTTTTTATAGTTCAGATACTTCCTTAACAAAAGCTCATATCCAATACTTAGAAAGTATTTGTGTAAGCGAAGCAAATAAAGCTCTAAAATCAAAAATTAAGAATCGCAACAGCCCTCAATTACCATCAATACCAGAAGAAGACATTCCGGGTCTTTTAGTATTTTTTCGAAATATCAAAATCATCCTCCCACTGTTGGGGTATGAAATATTTACTGAAGATTTAATTCTTTCTTCTAAAGCAGATAAAAAATAAATTACACTGGTCAAAGGTTTAATGCAAGTGCTATCTTGTTGGAAGATGGCTCTATTAAAGTATTAAAAGATTCGAAAATTTCAGATAATAATACTAATAACTTTGTGCAATCAAGCTATTCTAAATTGAGGAAAAAATTAATTGATGAGCATATTATATCCGAAAGTAATATTTTTTTACAAGACTATATTTTTAATAGTAAAAGTGCCGCCGCTAGTGTAGTATCAGGGAATCAGGTTAATGGTAATTTGGTGTGGAAATAGTATAATATACAAACAGGTATAGCTCTTTAGTGCAGTTCTGCAAACGCCGTCTAACTGCGAGTATCCGCTAAGAGAGTGAACTATGTTTGGAAGCTGTTCACTCTCTTGCTCCGAGCCGGCTGATTGTTTAAGTGAAAATTTTTAGTTTATTTGGAAAGCTAATGCAAGTCCAGTGCCTTCACTACTGTCACGAAACTTGCAGAAAAGAGCAAGTTTGCGCGCCATCCGTTCAGTCACAGGACTTGCTAGTCATACGGGTGGCTCGGAGACATGACTTTGAAACTCAAAAGGTGCTACCGCACTTTCGAGTTTCAAAGTCACGTCGGATACTCTTAACGTTATGCGAAATGACTCGGCTATATTTCATTTGTTCAATCAAAACAGATTGAAAGGTAAGGAATTTTGATGCTGGTTTAAAATTAAATGATGAACGGGCGAACGAGAGCCGATTTAGAATTGTTTTAAGTATCACTGGTCAGCAAGTGTGTTTTGACTTTTTCGTTTTAAATT comes from Leptospiraceae bacterium and encodes:
- a CDS encoding GIY-YIG nuclease family protein produces the protein MSTDDIGKKITLFLREGFSRGIKGVNIDQWSGKCVAAPREKIGAVIADYLELKNACLYFLLHFSDEELEVYIGEADGFNERIVVHNNSENKDWYDTFVVFYSSDTSLTKAHIQYLESICVSEANKALKSKIKNRNSPQLPSIPEEDIPGLLVFFRNIKIILPLLGYEIFTEDLILSSKADKK
- a CDS encoding DUF4357 domain-containing protein; translation: MLEDGSIKVLKDSKISDNNTNNFVQSSYSKLRKKLIDEHIISESNIFLQDYIFNSKSAAASVVSGNQVNGNLVWK